From Streptomyces asiaticus, one genomic window encodes:
- a CDS encoding alpha/beta hydrolase, whose protein sequence is MPNRRRTLAALTALAAAPLLPARAEARSAEPDSSKAGSSRARSPEALAGRAAPTHARLVAAERVGERVLDLTVDSPALGREGHARVLLPTGYDRRPHHRWPVLYLLHGCCDPGPGWEAWTRNTDVEAITAATPALIVSPEGGPAGFYSNWWNGGHYGPPAWETFHLAELLPLLERALRANGHRAIAGLSMGGFGALSYAARHPRLFRAAASFSGVIHTTLDPAGIQNLLTGQGADPTALWGDPAAQSALWDAHNPYALIPRLPRGYPLYVACGNGTPGPLDPPGRPEDALERGLGEMAQRYVRRARAHGLAVTAHLYGPGTHTWPYWERELTHALPLLTARLS, encoded by the coding sequence ATGCCGAACCGCCGTCGCACGCTCGCCGCGCTGACCGCGCTGGCCGCCGCACCGCTCCTCCCCGCCCGCGCGGAAGCCCGTTCCGCGGAGCCCGACTCCTCGAAGGCCGGCTCCTCAAGGGCCCGTTCCCCGGAAGCCCTTGCCGGACGCGCGGCGCCCACCCACGCACGCCTCGTCGCCGCGGAGCGCGTCGGCGAGCGCGTTCTGGACCTGACGGTCGACTCGCCCGCGCTGGGCCGCGAGGGCCACGCCCGCGTCCTCCTCCCCACCGGCTACGACCGCAGACCCCACCACCGCTGGCCCGTCCTCTACCTGCTCCACGGGTGCTGCGACCCGGGCCCCGGCTGGGAGGCATGGACCCGTAACACCGATGTCGAGGCCATCACCGCCGCCACCCCGGCCCTGATCGTCTCGCCCGAGGGCGGTCCCGCCGGCTTCTACTCCAACTGGTGGAACGGCGGCCACTACGGCCCGCCCGCCTGGGAGACCTTCCACCTGGCCGAGTTGCTCCCGCTGCTGGAGCGCGCGCTGCGGGCCAACGGTCACCGGGCGATCGCCGGTCTGTCCATGGGCGGCTTCGGCGCCCTCTCCTACGCCGCCCGCCACCCCCGCCTCTTCCGCGCGGCGGCCTCGTTCAGCGGGGTCATCCACACCACCCTGGACCCGGCCGGTATCCAGAACCTCCTTACGGGCCAAGGCGCCGACCCGACGGCCCTCTGGGGAGACCCCGCCGCCCAGTCCGCGCTCTGGGACGCCCACAACCCGTACGCCCTGATCCCCCGGCTCCCCCGCGGCTACCCGCTCTACGTCGCCTGCGGCAACGGCACCCCCGGCCCCCTCGACCCGCCGGGCCGCCCCGAGGACGCCCTGGAGCGCGGCCTCGGCGAGATGGCCCAGCGCTATGTGCGCCGTGCCCGCGCCCACGGCCTGGCCGTCACCGCCCACCTCTACGGCCCCGGCACCCACACCTGGCCCTACTGGGAACGCGAACTCACCCACGCCCTCCCCCTGCTCACCGCCCGGCTCAGCTGA
- a CDS encoding TetR/AcrR family transcriptional regulator, producing the protein MLDAGVRAFARSGYQNASMDDIAELAGVSKPLVYLYLNSKDELFTACIRREAAALVTAVRAAVERDAPADRQLWSGLSGFFAHTAEHPDGWTLLHVQARTQGRSFAREVVAMRAEIVEFVTQLIGAAAREQARGAARARTLAGTEVSGLAHALVGAAESLADWTADGRAGGPSAKEAAATLMNFAWAGLGNLLQGQGWSSERAG; encoded by the coding sequence ATGCTGGACGCGGGGGTGCGGGCCTTCGCGCGCAGCGGCTATCAGAACGCCTCGATGGACGACATCGCCGAGCTCGCCGGGGTCTCCAAACCGCTGGTCTATCTCTATCTCAACTCCAAGGACGAGCTGTTCACGGCGTGCATACGGCGGGAGGCCGCCGCGCTGGTGACCGCGGTCCGGGCCGCCGTGGAGCGGGACGCGCCCGCCGACCGGCAGTTGTGGAGCGGGCTGAGCGGCTTCTTCGCGCACACGGCCGAACATCCCGACGGCTGGACGCTGTTGCATGTGCAGGCCCGTACGCAGGGGCGGTCCTTCGCCCGTGAAGTGGTCGCGATGCGGGCGGAGATCGTGGAGTTCGTGACGCAGCTGATAGGCGCGGCGGCGCGGGAGCAGGCGCGCGGGGCGGCGCGCGCCCGGACCCTCGCGGGCACCGAGGTGTCCGGGCTCGCGCACGCGCTGGTGGGCGCGGCCGAGTCGCTCGCGGACTGGACGGCGGACGGGCGAGCGGGTGGGCCGTCGGCCAAGGAGGCCGCGGCCACCCTGATGAACTTCGCCTGGGCCGGGCTGGGGAATCTGCTCCAGGGGCAGGGGTGGTCGTCCGAGCGGGCCGGCTGA